The Sulfolobus acidocaldarius DSM 639 genome has a window encoding:
- a CDS encoding tetratricopeptide repeat protein — MPKPLVLSRTFLILEHYYIREMNTNETSKNYDEMGEQNPSQDQGYLYHFNRGLAYFNLNNYSEAIREFDEAIRLNPFHADSHYYKALSLIALQRSGSVNAGISDLYERAILEFDEAIKIDPKNPEYHYQKGLALEILGRQYEALLEYQDAIKLNPRNPEYYYRKAIILQDQEKYVDAIAEVDTAIRLNPKNSTYYFRKALLLKSMGKLKEALDQLDKAISLNPQVAEYYHQKGLILKELKRYDDVLKDYDNAIKLSPNNPEYHFRKGVLYYELGKYEKAVMELEESVRLNPNNPEYHYQLGLALFHVMMYEDAVEEFDKAVKLDPQNPQYYYYKGNALKALWKYDKAIKEYDKAISLNPNDPLPHYQKGVVLKTLGKYEEAIVELDEAIKLNPDNQQYKISRDEVEKTLEALRKMRGKRK; from the coding sequence CTCAAGAACATTTTTAATTCTTGAACACTATTATATTAGAGAAATGAATACTAATGAAACTTCCAAAAATTATGACGAGATGGGTGAACAAAACCCCTCCCAGGATCAGGGTTACCTTTATCACTTTAACAGAGGTCTCGCTTACTTTAACCTGAATAATTACAGTGAGGCTATCAGGGAGTTCGATGAGGCTATCAGGCTTAACCCCTTCCACGCAGACAGTCATTACTACAAAGCCCTGTCCTTAATAGCTCTACAACGGAGTGGGAGTGTTAACGCAGGTATATCAGATTTGTATGAGAGGGCGATCCTGGAGTTTGATGAGGCTATAAAAATAGACCCTAAGAACCCTGAGTACCACTATCAGAAAGGCTTGGCGTTAGAAATTTTAGGTAGACAGTACGAGGCTTTGCTGGAGTATCAAGACGCAATTAAGTTAAACCCCAGGAACCCTGAGTACTACTACAGGAAGGCTATTATCCTTCAGGACCAGGAGAAGTATGTTGACGCAATTGCTGAAGTAGATACTGCCATCAGGCTAAACCCCAAGAATTCCACTTACTATTTTAGGAAAGCTCTTCTCCTGAAATCCATGGGCAAATTGAAAGAAGCCCTTGACCAATTGGACAAGGCTATATCCCTCAACCCTCAGGTGGCTGAATATTATCATCAGAAGGGGTTAATATTAAAGGAGCTAAAGAGGTATGACGACGTCCTCAAGGACTATGATAATGCGATAAAGCTGAGCCCGAATAACCCTGAGTACCACTTCAGGAAGGGAGTCCTCTATTACGAGTTGGGAAAATACGAGAAGGCTGTAATGGAACTAGAGGAGAGCGTCAGGCTAAACCCGAATAACCCTGAGTACCATTACCAGTTAGGACTGGCTCTTTTCCACGTTATGATGTATGAGGACGCTGTGGAGGAGTTTGATAAGGCTGTAAAGCTTGATCCACAAAACCCCCAATACTATTATTACAAGGGTAACGCATTAAAGGCTCTGTGGAAATATGACAAGGCAATAAAGGAGTACGACAAGGCGATATCACTTAACCCCAATGACCCTCTGCCCCACTACCAGAAGGGTGTAGTGTTAAAGACACTGGGTAAGTATGAGGAGGCTATTGTGGAATTGGATGAAGCAATTAAGCTCAACCCAGATAACCAGCAATATAAGATATCCAGAGATGAGGTAGAGAAGACCTTAGAGGCTCTGCGTAAAATGAGGGGAAAGAGGAAATGA
- a CDS encoding glycosyltransferase family A protein — MDVTVGIPTLGRDSLYPLLRKLKTWKDVEILLVYKGEVKTKDYNRAIEQKDGYYEEAINIIFRESHSSILLITDDDAIPSDTWIQDHVSFHERNEKIGVASGVVEGKKWINYPNFTFQLFKDTVYMEEYDHRFKDYVGYLTKTGLSVDRRPHDSKDLEKTLAIAGVNMSIKKEVYSNLSVPEYSIRGSYNESLIAIEGIKRGYHSAIFNRGKVVHTGEESLSRTDQEWLTKYLAVEKHTFPYAVNFFLKIDSRLLEDFSRRVQGEAKTGLDLALKGILHNMDPHSFREELRSIYLRLKEEGEKHHNH, encoded by the coding sequence TTGGACGTTACTGTAGGTATTCCAACTTTAGGAAGAGATTCCCTTTACCCCCTGCTGAGAAAATTGAAGACATGGAAGGACGTAGAAATACTACTGGTGTACAAGGGAGAGGTGAAGACGAAGGACTATAACAGGGCAATAGAGCAAAAGGACGGGTATTACGAGGAGGCAATAAACATCATATTTAGGGAGTCCCACTCCTCAATCCTTCTCATAACTGATGATGACGCTATACCCTCTGACACGTGGATCCAAGACCACGTCTCATTTCATGAGAGGAATGAGAAAATAGGTGTAGCTTCAGGAGTAGTGGAGGGTAAGAAGTGGATAAACTACCCCAACTTTACGTTTCAACTGTTCAAGGACACAGTCTACATGGAGGAATATGACCACAGGTTTAAGGACTACGTGGGATACTTAACCAAGACAGGTCTCTCAGTTGACAGGAGACCCCATGACTCAAAAGACCTAGAGAAGACCTTAGCCATAGCAGGGGTTAACATGAGCATCAAAAAGGAAGTGTACAGTAACCTGAGTGTGCCTGAATACAGCATTAGGGGAAGCTATAACGAGAGTCTTATTGCTATCGAGGGGATAAAGAGGGGATACCATTCAGCGATCTTCAACAGGGGTAAAGTAGTTCACACTGGTGAGGAGTCACTCTCCAGGACAGACCAAGAGTGGTTGACCAAATACCTAGCAGTGGAAAAGCACACCTTTCCATATGCTGTGAACTTCTTCTTAAAGATAGACAGTAGACTACTGGAGGATTTCTCCAGGAGAGTTCAGGGAGAGGCTAAAACTGGTTTAGATTTAGCACTAAAGGGGATACTCCACAATATGGACCCCCACAGTTTCAGGGAGGAGCTGAGGAGTATCTACCTGAGATTGAAAGAGGAGGGTGAAAAACACCACAATCACTAA
- a CDS encoding HoxN/HupN/NixA family nickel/cobalt transporter, whose amino-acid sequence MQNKNTPFLKLSLFFILELVITTVLFIWLDTLSSFFNSSIVFRGSSTTLFALGVLAYVFGLRHAVDADHLAAIDNTTRKLVQENKPSTFTGLFFSLGHSTIVIVLSLVIMLSSRLLDNISSIQSISSTLSTLISGFFLYIIGFLNFLVVLEIYGIFKQVKSGKLDEGKLNEVLLRRGFMNRFFGKLFKIVDSQYHLYVIGFLFGLGFDTATETALLAISASSAVLFSKVPLWYLLVYPLLFTAGMTLVDTTDGLFMNGAYKWAFLGNPLRKVWYNLSMTLISIIVAFLVGTLEILGLLQSEFNFSGPFWSLIDTINSDVWWENVGIIIIGSFALAWIFSFLLYKVKIQRYEYRPG is encoded by the coding sequence ATGCAAAACAAAAATACCCCCTTCCTCAAGCTGTCCCTCTTCTTCATATTAGAGCTCGTCATAACTACTGTGCTCTTCATATGGCTAGATACCCTATCATCGTTTTTCAACAGTAGCATAGTCTTCAGAGGTTCCTCAACGACCTTATTTGCCCTAGGTGTCTTAGCTTACGTGTTTGGTCTAAGACACGCAGTCGATGCAGACCACTTGGCAGCCATTGACAACACAACAAGGAAACTGGTGCAAGAGAACAAACCCTCTACCTTTACAGGTCTATTCTTCTCGTTGGGACACTCAACGATAGTTATTGTCTTGTCCCTCGTGATCATGCTATCTAGTAGGCTGTTGGACAACATAAGCTCTATTCAGAGCATTAGCTCCACCCTAAGCACTTTAATAAGTGGATTTTTCCTTTACATCATAGGTTTTCTTAACTTCCTGGTTGTGTTAGAGATTTACGGGATCTTTAAACAGGTTAAAAGCGGTAAATTAGATGAGGGAAAACTGAACGAGGTCTTACTCAGAAGAGGGTTCATGAACAGATTTTTCGGCAAACTATTCAAGATTGTGGACAGCCAGTACCACCTTTATGTTATAGGTTTCCTATTCGGTCTAGGCTTTGACACAGCAACAGAGACAGCCCTACTAGCGATAAGCGCGAGCTCTGCAGTACTTTTCTCCAAAGTCCCTTTGTGGTACCTCTTAGTCTATCCTCTCCTCTTCACTGCTGGAATGACACTTGTGGATACTACAGATGGGCTCTTCATGAACGGTGCTTATAAGTGGGCTTTCCTAGGAAATCCCCTACGAAAGGTGTGGTATAACCTTAGTATGACGCTTATCTCCATCATTGTAGCCTTTCTTGTGGGTACCCTGGAGATACTCGGACTACTACAGTCAGAGTTTAACTTCAGCGGACCTTTCTGGAGTCTAATAGACACAATCAACTCCGACGTCTGGTGGGAAAATGTAGGAATTATAATAATTGGGTCATTCGCATTAGCCTGGATATTCTCTTTTCTTCTATACAAAGTTAAGATACAGAGGTATGAGTACAGACCAGGTTAA
- a CDS encoding PIN domain-containing protein has translation MLKRKLAIVDTNVLIFDFIEDSQYHDVSRKLLNSLDRMLILPNILVEFILVSRRLKIRDEDIRSKVDEILKNSILVGVKKEDIKEAISLSLKEINDAIIVSVAKRLNLPIISLDRDVKELGKIAGVIVVDRLD, from the coding sequence TTGCTGAAGAGGAAATTAGCGATAGTTGACACGAATGTCTTAATATTTGACTTTATTGAAGACTCACAGTATCATGATGTTAGCAGGAAGTTGTTGAATTCATTAGACAGAATGTTAATACTACCAAATATACTGGTTGAGTTTATTCTAGTTTCAAGGAGATTGAAGATTAGAGACGAAGATATAAGGAGTAAGGTCGACGAAATACTCAAGAACAGTATTTTAGTAGGAGTAAAGAAGGAAGACATAAAAGAGGCCATAAGTTTAAGTTTAAAAGAGATAAATGACGCCATAATTGTTAGCGTTGCCAAAAGACTGAATTTGCCTATAATTTCCCTCGATAGAGACGTAAAGGAATTGGGTAAGATTGCAGGAGTTATTGTTGTAGACAGACTAGACTAA
- a CDS encoding SRPBCC family protein yields MEISGEFVVNMVKAKVSEFFTEPKMFTECLPSLQGYEIKGDNEISATFKIDVSGFNIPHMSTITANINAKIIKDNEKIEIVGNGRSAGVSVKINISLNLYEMQKSTKVIWSAKMDMGLLTKLLGENSIRKIAESNVNYIINCIRSRVT; encoded by the coding sequence ATGGAGATCAGCGGAGAGTTTGTGGTAAACATGGTAAAGGCAAAAGTATCGGAATTTTTCACAGAACCAAAAATGTTTACAGAATGTCTACCTAGCTTACAAGGTTACGAGATTAAGGGAGACAATGAGATAAGTGCAACTTTTAAGATAGATGTCAGTGGCTTTAATATTCCGCATATGTCTACAATTACAGCCAATATAAATGCAAAAATAATCAAAGATAATGAGAAAATTGAGATAGTCGGCAATGGAAGATCGGCAGGGGTTAGCGTAAAGATTAACATTTCGCTTAACCTATATGAAATGCAAAAATCCACAAAAGTAATTTGGAGTGCTAAAATGGATATGGGGCTTTTAACTAAATTATTAGGAGAAAATAGTATAAGAAAAATAGCTGAGTCTAACGTTAATTACATAATTAACTGTATACGTTCTAGAGTTACCTAG